In Candidatus Sedimenticola sp. (ex Thyasira tokunagai), the following proteins share a genomic window:
- a CDS encoding HAMP domain-containing sensor histidine kinase, producing the protein MFHTLYSRLSATLVVIFITIGITYGVITSSTIKSYLQELTQHFNRDLASRIVADRNLVEEGEINAAALKKTFSAYMDINPSIEIYLLDEGGRILSFSADPGRVKREHVDIAPIQAFLSGDDFPLLGDDPRSHDRKKAFSVTPVPSGDAPEGYLYVVLQGEEFDSAEQIVLESYALRFSAWVVAVSLGIGLLIGLLLFHLLTRRLQRLSQVMDTFRHSEFTQHIPYSSQGSHSHDEVALLGTAFDSMAERITVQLSELKDQDQLRRELVAQISHDLRTPLAALHGYLETLRMKGLQLETSTQQEYLEIALRQSTQLTSMVEDLFELAHLEARDLQPKFEPCAIAELLQDVAQKFRLHAEKAQVQLRMSPPATASLITADIALTERLLDNLISNAIEHTPVGGLVDLSLTTGECTVSVTVTDSGSGIDEDDLPRLFEPFYQGKNRGGTSGHAGLGLAIAKRIAELQDGELTVQNSVKSGASFCFTLPLCL; encoded by the coding sequence GTGTTCCACACCTTATATTCCCGTCTCTCTGCCACGTTGGTGGTTATTTTTATCACCATTGGTATCACCTACGGTGTCATCACTTCATCAACTATCAAAAGCTATCTGCAGGAGCTCACCCAGCACTTCAACCGTGATCTGGCATCGCGCATCGTTGCAGATCGTAATCTTGTTGAAGAGGGGGAAATAAATGCGGCGGCACTGAAGAAGACCTTCAGCGCCTATATGGATATCAATCCCAGTATTGAGATCTATCTACTGGATGAGGGGGGGCGTATTCTCTCCTTTTCAGCAGACCCCGGCCGGGTAAAAAGAGAGCACGTGGATATTGCCCCGATCCAGGCTTTCCTGAGTGGAGATGACTTCCCCTTGCTGGGTGATGATCCACGCTCCCATGACCGCAAAAAAGCCTTTTCCGTCACCCCTGTACCCTCCGGTGATGCACCAGAGGGCTATCTTTATGTAGTGCTACAGGGTGAGGAGTTTGATTCTGCAGAACAGATTGTTCTGGAGAGTTATGCACTTCGTTTCAGTGCCTGGGTGGTTGCCGTCAGTCTGGGTATTGGGCTTCTGATCGGACTGCTCCTGTTTCATCTGCTCACCCGTAGACTGCAGCGTCTATCTCAGGTAATGGATACTTTCAGGCACAGTGAGTTTACCCAGCATATCCCCTATAGCTCACAAGGGAGTCATTCTCATGACGAGGTGGCTCTTCTAGGTACGGCCTTTGACAGTATGGCAGAGCGGATTACTGTTCAGTTGTCTGAGTTGAAAGATCAGGACCAACTGCGCCGAGAGCTGGTTGCTCAGATATCCCATGACCTGCGTACACCTCTAGCCGCCCTGCACGGCTACCTCGAAACACTGAGGATGAAGGGGCTACAACTGGAAACTTCAACTCAGCAGGAATATCTGGAAATCGCACTGCGTCAGAGCACCCAGCTGACAAGTATGGTTGAGGATCTATTTGAGCTTGCGCATCTGGAAGCGAGAGATCTACAGCCAAAATTCGAACCCTGCGCCATTGCCGAACTGCTTCAGGATGTTGCCCAGAAGTTCAGGTTGCATGCTGAAAAGGCTCAAGTGCAACTGCGCATGAGCCCACCGGCCACGGCCTCGCTGATCACCGCTGACATCGCCCTGACTGAACGTCTATTGGATAACCTGATCAGTAATGCGATCGAGCATACCCCCGTCGGTGGTTTGGTTGACCTGAGTCTGACGACGGGAGAGTGCACCGTTTCGGTCACTGTTACAGACTCTGGGTCGGGCATTGATGAAGATGATCTGCCCCGGCTCTTTGAACCCTTCTATCAGGGAAAAAACAGAGGGGGAACAAGCGGCCACGCAGGTCTGGGGCTGGCCATAGCGAAACGTATTGCTGAACTGCAG